In Zingiber officinale cultivar Zhangliang chromosome 8B, Zo_v1.1, whole genome shotgun sequence, a single genomic region encodes these proteins:
- the LOC122015308 gene encoding BTB/POZ domain-containing protein At2g13690-like, whose translation MADRGVQGSVSAGRRGPILRRTWCCSFSSSPRSPEHLRRSRSSPSGDLRPSLKPRHKPRNAGSFHSSPSPSSKLGLGIIDPRRILSPGRVSPIDSEAPLGPLPVIADSTSFSTVAAESEPESPDPPPKERPLVPDTMDTHPRSWVRQKSSDMRLYLKGKDEKCFLLELDSRVLCESSPFFAAMIVGSSLEVSDTQSTKIEVTGIEDVDAFKETIELMYAKDATSWLVKAGVSRAIDILEVCTTIMFDRGIRFCLSYIEAVPWTEAEEEKLKRLFTRCKFDEAVRREVLSRLDPQDCNYSGDLALRLIQSVTNATNSSARKEMTSLVNSILSKSSIYQKDSVGLNKDNLSDICLSCLDSLVNLFEDALNSIPIEQTITRKETKPLIERVSRQVENLNWLLEILIDKEMAEEFVSLWANQEKLVSLHERASPMVRYELSRISASVFIALGRRRLQCPAGIRFSILRSWFKPMLLDFGWLQRCSKGLDMRMLEESLGQVILTLTLKQQQVLFEEWFRCFARHGNECPDLSKAFQVWWRRSFVRTSEATR comes from the exons ATGGCGGATCGCGGAGTGCAGGGATCAGTCTCCGCCGGACGCCGTGGCCCCATCCTCCGCCGGACATGGTGCTGCTCTTTCTCTTCCTCGCCCCGCAGTCCCGAACACCTCCGGCGGTCCCGATCCTCCCCCAGTGGCGACCTGCGCCCCTCCTTGAAGCCCCGACACAAACCTCGCAACGCGGGTTCCTTCCACAGCTCCCCTTCCCCCAGCAGCAAGCTCGGACTCGGCATCATTGACCCTCGCCGCATCCTCTCGCCGGGCAGGGTCTCTCCCATTGACTCTGAAGCCCCCCTTGGCCCCCTTCCGGTGATTGCGGACTCCACATCTTTCTCCACGGTGGCCGCTGAGTCGGAGCCTGAATCTCCAGATCCGCCGCCAAAGGAGCGGCCTTTGGTTCCAGATACGATGGATACACACCCTCGGAGTTGGGTAAGACAGAAATCTTCGGACATGAGGCTTTACTTGAAAGGCAAAGATGAAAAATGCTTTCTTCTGGAGCTGGATTCGAGGGTTCTGTGCGAAAGCAGCCCTTTTTTTGCAGCTATGATCGTGGGCTCTAGTCTGGAAGTCTCGGATACTCAGTCTACGAAGATTGAGGTTACTGGTATAGAGGATGTGGATGCATTTAAGGAGACAATTGAGCTGATGTATGCCAAGGATGCTACAAGTTGGCTCGTGAAGGCAGGGGTCTCCCGAGCAATTGATATTTTAGAG GTATGCACAACAATTATGTTTGACAGAGGTATCAGGTTCTGTCTCAGTTATATTGAGGCTGTTCCATGGACTGAAGCTGAGGAAGAGAAGTTGAAGAGGTTGTTCACAAGGTGTAAATTTGATGAGGCAGTGCGCCGAGAAGTATTATCCCGATTGGATCCACAAGATTGCAACTACTCAGGTGATCTTGCACTACGGCTGATTCAATCCGTCACAAATGCAACAAACAGTAGTGCAAGAAAGGAGATGACGTCTTTAGTGAATAGCATTCTGTCAAAGAGCTCAATTTACCAAAAGGACTCTGTGGGGCTTAACAAGGACAACCTATCTGATATTTGCCTTTCCTGTTTAGATTCCTTGGTGAATCTCTTTGAAGATGCCTTAAACTCAATTCCTATCGAGCAAACTATAACCAGGAAAGAAACCAAGCCTCTGATCGAAAGGGTCTCTAGGCAAGTTGAAAATCTTAATTGGCTGCTAGAAATTCTGATAGACAAGGAGATGGCAGAAGAGTTTGTGAGTTTATGGGCCAACCAAGAGAAACTAGTCAGTTTACATGAGCGAGCTTCACCCATGGTGAGATACGAACTCAGTCGGATATCAGCAAGTGTGTTCATTGCACTCGGCAGGAGGAGGTTGCAATGTCCAGCTGGGATCAGATTCAGCATTCTCCGATCATGGTTTAAACCTATGCTACTTGATTTCGGCTGGCTACAACGTTGCTCGAAAGGGCTGGATATGAGGATGCTGGAGGAAAGCCTAGGCCAAGTTATTCTTACACTGACGCTGAAGCAACAGCAGGTTTTATTTGAGGAATGGTTCCGCTGCTTTGCCAGGCATGGCAATGAATGTCCAGATTTGAGCAAGGCTTTTCAGGTATGGTGGCGAAGATCATTTGTAAGAACCTCAGAAGCGACGAGATGA